The window tcgcctcgccgcctcgccgttgACTGACGAGGCTAGTGGTCGGTAACTTGCGATTGATGATTGAAAACATCCAAAAGGTAGCGTGCAGAATACGAACTCGCCGCCgcactcgccgccgctgacgCCTTTGCCACGCCTCCAGTACGGTGTCTTGATATGCATCCGCTGCCACGCCTACACGAAGCAGGatatcctcgtcggcggcttcctcTACTTCCTCATCCCCtgccacctcgtcgccgcctacctcatcgagctcgtcgccgccagaCATGCCGTCGGCACCCAGAAGCGCACCAAGAACGGCGCGGCTCGCCCTTCCGAGGCCGATCGCAAGGAGTTTCACGCCACCTGGATACTCGCGGCTTGGCTTCACGCCGTCAACatctccctcgccctcgtcttcacCACCTACGTCGTCTACTTCTACATCCACCACCCGCTCATCGGCACCCTGACCGAGAtgcacgccatcgtcgtctgGCTCAAGACGGCCTCCTACGCCTTCACCAACCGCGACCTGCGCCACGCCTACCTGCATCCCGTCAAGGGCGAAAGCCTGCCGGAGCTGTACGCCGAGTGCCCCTATCCCCGGAACATCACCCTCGGCAACCTCGTCTACTTTTGGTGGGCCCCGACGCTCGTCTACCAGCCCGTCTACCCCCGGACCGACAAGATCAGGTGGATCTTTGTCCTTAagcgcctcggcgaggtctTCTGCCTCAGCGCCTTCATCTGGTTTGCGAGCTTCCAGTACGCCGCCCCCGTGCTGCTCAACTCGCTCGACAAGATCGCCTCGCTCGACTTTCCCTccatcctcgagcgcctgctGAAGCTGTCGACCATTTCCCTCGTCATCTGgctcgccggcttcttcgCCCTCTTCCAGTCCTTCCTCAACGCCCTCGCCGAAATCCTGCGCTTCGGCGATAGGGCCTTCTACGACGATTGGTGGAACAGCGAGAGCCTCGGCTCCTACTGGCGGACCTGGAACCGGCccgtgtacacgtacttcAAGCGGCACGTCTACATGCCCATGATCGGCAGGGGCTGGAGTCATCGCACCGCCAGCTTTgtcgtcttcttcctctccgcCGTCCTTCACGAGattctcgtcggcgtccccACGCACAACATCATCGGTGCGATGCGTCCTTGCATTCCAAACCCCCTTGACGTTTTGCCAGCTAACCCTCGTCGCAGGcgtcgccttcctcggcatGTTCCTCCAGCTGCCCCTCAtcgccatgacggcgccCCTCGAGAAGATGAAGCTAGGAGACGGCGGCAAGCTCTTTGGCAACGTCATCTTCTGGGTCTCCTTCACCATATTCGGCCAGCCCTTTGCCGCCCTCATGTATTTTTACGCCTGGCAAGCAAAGTACGGGAGCGCGAGCAGGCAG of the Drechmeria coniospora strain ARSEF 6962 chromosome 01, whole genome shotgun sequence genome contains:
- a CDS encoding diacylglycerol O-acyltransferase — translated: MRHVNLTQQLSSSASASPQDMTATATGHEVPTEIGNGNGNGNGPSRRRTTKDTTSDETRNGGTTVGRKLGASPQRKYRHIAAVHCKSRPSCLSHDSDAAPSFIGFRNLMVIVLGSVQNTNSPPHSPPLTPLPRLQYGVLICIRCHAYTKQDILVGGFLYFLIPCHLVAAYLIELVAARHAVGTQKRTKNGAARPSEADRKEFHATWILAAWLHAVNISLALVFTTYVVYFYIHHPLIGTLTEMHAIVVWLKTASYAFTNRDLRHAYLHPVKGESLPELYAECPYPRNITLGNLVYFWWAPTLVYQPVYPRTDKIRWIFVLKRLGEVFCLSAFIWFASFQYAAPVLLNSLDKIASLDFPSILERLLKLSTISLVIWLAGFFALFQSFLNALAEILRFGDRAFYDDWWNSESLGSYWRTWNRPVYTYFKRHVYMPMIGRGWSHRTASFVVFFLSAVLHEILVGVPTHNIIGVAFLGMFLQLPLIAMTAPLEKMKLGDGGKLFGNVIFWVSFTIFGQPFAALMYFYAWQAKYGSASRQIPQPLGRI